The nucleotide window TCGTGGCCATGACCGGGGACGGGACCAACGACGCGCCGGCGCTCGCTCAAGCGGACGTCGGGGTGGCCATGAACACCGGCACGCAGGCTGCGAAGGAAGCCGGCAACATGGTCGATCTCGATTCGAATCCCACGAAGCTGCTCGAGATCGTCGAGATCGGCAAGCAACTCCTAATGACCCGCGGTTCACTCACGACGTTCAGCATCGCCAACGACGTGGCGAAATACTTTGCCATCATCCCGGCGGCGTTCATGGGCACGTACCCGGCGCTCGGGAAGTTGAATGTTATGCACCTGGCGACCGCGGATAGCGCCATTCTGTCGGCCGTGATTTTCAACGCGTTGATCATCGTCGCGCTGATTCCGCTGGCGCTCAAGGGCGTGCGTCACCGTCCGGCTGATGCGTCGAAACTGCTGCGTGACAACTTGTTGATTTACGGCCTGGGCGGACTGATCGTCCCCTTTATCGGTATCAAAGCGATCGATGTGTTACTCGTCCTGGCCGGACTGGCTTAGCCGT belongs to Pirellulales bacterium and includes:
- a CDS encoding HAD-IC family P-type ATPase; amino-acid sequence: VAMTGDGTNDAPALAQADVGVAMNTGTQAAKEAGNMVDLDSNPTKLLEIVEIGKQLLMTRGSLTTFSIANDVAKYFAIIPAAFMGTYPALGKLNVMHLATADSAILSAVIFNALIIVALIPLALKGVRHRPADASKLLRDNLLIYGLGGLIVPFIGIKAIDVLLVLAGLA